A window of the Bufo gargarizans isolate SCDJY-AF-19 chromosome 1, ASM1485885v1, whole genome shotgun sequence genome harbors these coding sequences:
- the LOC122924437 gene encoding solute carrier family 2, facilitated glucose transporter member 11-like, whose protein sequence is MALPTTGVLPLNLPLLTLVLGIGGTFQYGLHISIINSPSKYVQRFINTTWEERYGTILHPDTIMLLWSIIVSIYSIGGLLGSLIVGYLSVTFGRKKTQLYNNLVAIVGAALMCMSRSAQSFEIIILGRFLYGINAGVSLNLHTMYIGECAPQSKRGMVTVSVSFAIATGKLMGFVIGLRELLGTEELWPYLLACSAVPALFQLVTLPFFPESPRYLLIDKGDKDACLKAMQQLWGPGEHNFEMENMLTEKEAVGEQIKGLKDLLVDRTVRWQMITLLLICGAIQLIGINAVYFYAYDVFQNAGIPASEAPYVSLGIGIMEILTTVLCGFLIDRLGRKTLLWANYVILALTLTLLTATLSLQDLYSWMPYGSCMLIFIFTLSYGLGPGGVTCVLPTELFVQCYRPAAYAITGALIWLGLFVIGLAFPFVEEALGTFCFIFFLVYCISAAIFSFWILPETKDRSMMEILESFSKLNFGSNKDKVNENNVFCTRL, encoded by the exons ATGGCTCTACCTACCACTGGG GTGCTGCCTCTTAATCTGCCACTTCTTACTCTGGTTTTGGGTATTGGCGGCACATTCCAGTATGGTCTACACATTTCCATCATTAATTCGCCCTCAAAA TATGTTCAAAGGTTTATAAACACCACATGGGAGGAACGGTATGGAACGATCCTACATCCAGACACCATCATGTTACTTTGGTCCATTATtgtttctatatacagtataggTGGACTCCTGGGCTCCCTAATAGTGGGATATCTGTCAGTCACGTTTGGAAG AAAGAAGACTCAACTATATAATAATCTGGTTGCTATAGTGGGAGCTGCGTTGATGTGCATGAGCCGCTCTGCCCAATCATTTGAGATAATTATTTTGGGGAGGTTCCTCTATGGAATTAATGCAG GTGTGAGTCTGAATCTTCACACAATGTATATTGGGGAGTGCGCCCCTCAGAGTAAGCGTGGGATGGTCACCGTATCAGTTTCTTTTGCCATTGCTACTGGGAAATTGATGGGGTTCGTTATAGGACTCAG GGAATTATTGGGGACAGAAGAATTGTGGCCATACCTTTTGGCATGTAGTGCGGTTCCAGCACTCTTTCAGTTGGTGACATTACCCTTTTTTCCAGAGTCTCCCAGATACCTTCTTATCGACAAAGGTGACAAAGACGCCTGTCTAAAAG CTATGCAGCAGCTGTGGGGTCCAGGAGAACATAATTTTGAAATGGAGAACATGTTGACAGAGAAGGAAGCAGTAGGAGAGCAGATCAAAGGCCTGAAGGATCTCCTGGTGGATCGCACAGTGCGCTGGCAGATGATCACATTACTGTTAATTTGTGGAGCTATCCAACTTATAGGCATCAATGCG GTTTACTTCTATGCGTATGACGTTTTCCAAAATGCAGGTATTCCAGCCAGTGAGGCCCCATACGTCTCTCTTGGAATCGGGATCATGGAAATTCTCACAACAGTGCTGTGT GGCTTTCTCATTGATCGTCTGGGCAGAAAAACACTACTATGGGCGAACTATGTGATCTTGGCGTTAACATTGACCTTGCTCACTGCCACACTCTCTCTTCAG gatttatACTCTTGGATGCCATATGGTTCTTGTATGTTGATCTTCATCTTTACATTGAGCTACGGCTTGGGACCAG gAGGAGTTACTTGTGTCCTGCCCACAGAGCTATTTGTTCAGTGCTACAGACCAGCTGCATATGCCATAACTGGAGCCCTCATTTGGCTGGGATTATTTGTGATAGGCTTGGCATTTCCTTTTGTTGAG GAGGCATTGGGGACATTCTGCTTCATTTTCTTCTTGGTTTACTGCATCTCTGCGGCTATATTTTCCTTCTGGATACTACCAGAGACCAAGGATCGGAGTATGATGGAAATCCTGGAATCCTTTAGCAAGCTTAATTTTGGATCTAATAAAGACAAGGTCAACGAGAATAACGTTTTTTGTACTAGACTTTAA